From the genome of Synchiropus splendidus isolate RoL2022-P1 chromosome 17, RoL_Sspl_1.0, whole genome shotgun sequence, one region includes:
- the vps51 gene encoding vacuolar protein sorting-associated protein 51 homolog — translation MGDTTPPEDAGRRRRVHGMLKLYYGLNEEGKAAEQEQQWLDPCDINGPHFEPEEYLNKLRRECSLAELMDQEACMVKQIRSLDSDMQTLVYENYNKFISATDTIRKMKNDFKKMEDEMDCLSANMAAITDFSAGISGTLQDQHAQITKLSGVHTLLRKLQFLFELPARLNKCLELQAYSQAVSSHRRARCVLQQYSHLPSFKGIQDDCHAIMDKLAQELRQKFRDGGTSAKDLSECVELLLQLDEPAEELCEKFLSHARSRLESDLQSLEEEIRASAPSSVKDVSAPKSTSAASSPTEDAPKAMTLASPAVNTDILEFIDRGCNEFVSSLCLVITSYQELFINHAQAGELASKKIPEMANRKLHEFVEDLAARYFSLVERRIQEEKGVGDNSLLVRALDRFYRRLQAVTKLLPGSSVPQQGTEIVIRAATERVKQYLAALQSFYMDSLTDVRQALATPRISGASVSGAGAHLAGSASAREGPTSLPDLLSSLSSSILNQIKSVLTSVHLFTAKDITFSNKPYFKGEFCSQGVRESLVVNFIKFICQCSRQFCESVGDKGGSTPPALLLLLSRLCLDYETSTISYILTLTDEQFLVQHHSPVTPVTALCAEAREAAQKLLNNYVKVQGLIISQMLRKSVETRDWVNTIEPRNVRAVMKRVVEDTTSIDVQVGLLYEEGVRKAHSSDSSKRTFSVYSSSRQPTRYAASYTPSAPMDTNLLSNIHKLFSERIDIFSSVEFNKVSVMTGIIKISLKTFLECVRLRTFGRYGLQQIQVDCHYLQMYLWRFVSDENLVHFLLDEIVGSSAHRCLDPAPMEQSVIEVICERG, via the exons ATGGGTGACACTACCCCACCGGAGGACGCCGGGAGGAGACGCAGGGTGCACGGAATGCTGAAGCTGTATTACGGGCTGAACGAAGAAGGAAAGGCCGCCgaacaggagcagcagtggctggatCCCTGCGACATCAACGGCCCGCATTTTGAACCGGAAGAGTACCTCAACAAG CTGAGACGAGAGTGTAGTCTGGCAGAGCTTATGGACCAGGAAGCCTGTATGGTCAAGCAGATCCGTTCACTGGACAGTGACATGCAGACACTGGTTTATGAAAATTACAACAAGTTCATTTCTGCCACAG acactataagaaagatgaaaaatgatttcaaaaagATGGAAGATGAAATGGACTGTCTGTCAGCTAACATGGCTGCCATCACCGACTTCAGTGCTGGCATTAGTGGCACCCTTCAGGACCAGCACGCTCAGATCACAAAACTCTCTG GGGTCCACACTTTGTTAAGAAAACTACAGTTTCTGTTTGAACTGCCAGCCAGGCTCAACAAGTGTCTGGAGCTGCAGGCCTACTCCCAGGCTGTGAGCTCCCACCGACGTGCCCGCTGTGTCCTGCAGCAGTACAGTCACCTCCCGTCCTTCAAGGGAATCCAAGACGACTGCCACGCCATCATGGACAAACTGGCGCAGGAGCTGCGGCAGAAGTTCAG GGATGGTGGGACCAGCGCCAAAGATTTATCCGAGTGCGTGgagcttctgctgcagctggatgaaCCGGCTGAGGAGCTTTGTGAAAAATTCCTCAGCCATGCACGATCTCGGTTGGAGTCGGACCTTCAGAGCCTGGAAGAGGAGATTAGAGCCTCTGCACCGTCAAGTGTGAAAGATGTTTCCGCCCCAAAATCCACTTCAGCTGCTAGTTCGCCGACAGAAGACGCTCCCAAAGCGATGACGCTAGCTTCCCCCGCTGTCAACACTGACATCCTGGAGTTTATCGACCGAGGCTGCAACGAGTTTGTCAGCAGTTTATGTTTAGTCATAACGTCTTACCAAGAATTGTTCATCAACCATGCTCAGGCGGGTGAGCTTGCCTCCAAAAAGATCCCAGAAATGGCCAATCGAAAGCTGCATGAGTTTGTCGAGGATCTGGCGGCCAGGTATTTCTCACTGGTGGAGCGACGGATTCAGGAAGAGAAAGGTGTTGGAGATAACTCGCTTCTGGTGCGAGCACTGGACCGCTTTTACCGCAGGCTACAGGCGGTGACCAAACTTCTTCCAGGCTCCTCTGTTCCTCAGCAGGGCACTGAGATAGTGATCAGAGCAGCGACTGAGCGTGTGAAGCAGTAtctggctgctcttcagagCTTCTACATGGACAGTTTGACAGACGTGAGGCAGGCCCTGGCCACCCCACGGATCTCTGGGGCCAGTGTGTCCGGGGCTGGAGCACATCTGGCTGGATCAGCGTCTGCCAGAGAGGGTCCAACCAGCCTTCCAGATCTgctctcctcactctcctcttccATCCTCAACCAGATCAAGTCAGTGCTGACTTCGGTGCATCTCTTCACAGCTAAAGACATCACGTTCTCCAACAAGCCCTATTTCAAG GGTGAGTTCTGCAGCCAGGGTGTTCGCGAGAGCCTTGTGGTGAACTTCATCAAATTTATTTGTCAGTGCTCGCGCCAGTTTTGTGAAAGCGTGGGCGACAAAGGAGGCTCCACCCCTCCTGcacttctgctgcttctttcaCGTCTCTGTCTGGACTACGAAACCTCCACCATTTCGTACATCCTCACACTCACAGATGAGCAGTTCCTTGTTCAG cACCACAGTCCAGTGACGCCTGTGACTGCTCTGTGTGCCGAGGCCAGAGAGGCCGCGCAGAAGCTTCTCAATAATTATGTCAAG GTCCAGGGCCTCATCATCTCCCAAATGCTGAGGAAGAGTGTGGAAACACGAGACTGGGTCAACACCATCGAACCCCGCAACGTGCGTGCTGTGATGAAGAGAGTGGTGGAGGACACGACGTCCATAGATGTGCAG GTGGGTCTGCTGTATGAAGAGGGAGTGAGGAAAGCACACAGCAGTGACTCCAGCAAGAGGACGTTCTCAGTCTACAGCAGCTCACGGCAGCCAACTCGATACGCTGCCAGCTACACCCCAAG CGCTCCAATGGACACCAATCTGCTTAGCAACATCCACAAACTGTTCTCTGAAAGGATCGACATCTTCAGCTCAGTGGAGTTTAACAAA GTCTCTGTGATGACCGGGATCATCAAAATTAGCCTGAAGACCTTCCTGGAGTGCGTTCGCTTGCGTACCTTCGGCCGCTACGGTCTGCAGCAGATTCAGGTGGACTGCCACTACCTGCAGATGTACTTGTGGCGGTTTGTCTCGGATGAAAACCTGGTGCACTTCCTGCTGGACGAGATAGTGGGAAGTTCCGCCCACCGCTGTTTGGATCCAGCCCCGATGGAACAGAGTGTTATAGAGGTCATCTGTGAGCGAGGTTGA